A genome region from Dickeya dadantii NCPPB 898 includes the following:
- the cspE gene encoding transcription antiterminator/RNA stability regulator CspE, producing the protein MSKIKGSVKWFNESKGFGFITPEDGSKDVFVHFSAIQSNGFKTLAEGQRVEFEITSGAKGPSAANVIAI; encoded by the coding sequence ATGTCTAAGATTAAAGGTAGCGTTAAGTGGTTTAATGAGTCCAAAGGATTCGGTTTCATTACTCCGGAAGATGGCAGCAAGGACGTATTCGTTCACTTCTCTGCTATCCAGAGCAACGGTTTCAAAACCCTGGCTGAAGGTCAGCGCGTAGAGTTTGAAATCACCAGCGGCGCTAAAGGACCTTCTGCTGCTAACGTTATCGCTATTTAA
- a CDS encoding ArsC family reductase, with product MAIILYGIKNCDTIKKARRWLENHQIDYRFHDYRVDGLEGERLQFFIDRMGWQPLLNTRGTTWRKLEEAYRNTLVNEAAAKAVMLEQPALIKRPLLVADDGKILLGFSEDSYQYFFTENTSHVLPGN from the coding sequence ATGGCCATCATCCTGTACGGCATTAAGAACTGCGACACCATAAAAAAGGCCCGTCGTTGGCTGGAAAACCATCAGATTGACTACCGTTTTCATGACTACCGGGTCGACGGGCTGGAAGGGGAACGCCTGCAATTCTTTATCGACCGCATGGGCTGGCAACCGCTGCTGAATACCCGTGGCACCACCTGGCGTAAGCTGGAAGAAGCGTACCGTAACACCCTCGTCAACGAAGCGGCGGCAAAAGCTGTTATGCTGGAACAACCCGCGTTGATCAAACGCCCGTTGCTGGTAGCCGATGACGGAAAAATCCTGCTCGGTTTCAGCGAAGACAGCTATCAGTACTTTTTTACGGAGAACACCTCACATGTCTTGCCCGGTAATTGA
- the ypfM gene encoding protein YpfM: MIEVELNNWKSFIDAMLRK, translated from the coding sequence ATGATCGAAGTCGAACTCAACAACTGGAAAAGCTTCATCGACGCAATGCTGCGTAAGTAA